The bacterium genome has a window encoding:
- a CDS encoding T9SS type A sorting domain-containing protein, which yields MQTRGCPILALALALALALVLVLSHCPALMSQGTNLAYYDYVSNGEYSPENGSMALKGRPYQGRVHINGQGHFSVFPPHPIFMETYSQSGDQVLNVAPGQYSEYFIGGVLLAHAPMGFDHSADIVVMQELCLPAHRWAATLDSLHLTTVIRFDGPLYHAAQYAEAQVAGGDTLWQVPWTTQSLPGPAEPQLIWVEGVARIKGVVAGRVTVLASDSLFIMGDLITVDTDTLHHTDPALFGTSPSGSPHRIGLVGEKDVIIAATLENGFADGANSPQTTCGLANRPVLWGSGHDRRDVVIQASILALGCTFTTEFWKTTVWGVTPPQPFAQYYKCGGINYQEVTIWDTVPGGANPDCFGTSSLSDRRGTLWYHGSLMVNSPGYHERASIGLWYPATIGYQVQNIRYDANLRTSAPPFWPDVYWQCGVEPLLSTGAHSGCGLTLPAEDFQSDWDSGAISLLFSAVGEWWMDSLAVRTWINGELVSREVLPLLNGGPPFTWTPTLDLSPWLDEPCTIHLDAVWTDWVRTTDLIWIPLRPDAPFWNDGGQLCSWTVQPTAQLTPVAPAVIALSEAWPNPFNPTTRVELSLPAPEAVRLEVFDVAGRRVALIHDGPLPAGSHAFTIDGAGWAAGLHLLVVKHRGGTETRKLLLLK from the coding sequence ATGCAGACCCGAGGATGCCCAATCCTGGCTCTGGCTCTGGCCCTGGCCCTGGCCCTGGTCCTGGTCCTGTCGCACTGTCCGGCTCTCATGTCCCAGGGGACAAACCTTGCCTACTACGATTACGTGTCCAATGGTGAATACAGCCCGGAAAATGGTTCGATGGCCCTGAAGGGCCGTCCCTATCAAGGACGCGTGCACATCAATGGGCAGGGTCACTTCAGCGTGTTCCCCCCCCACCCCATCTTCATGGAGACTTACTCCCAGTCGGGAGACCAAGTCCTCAACGTCGCGCCAGGACAATACTCAGAATACTTCATCGGCGGAGTGCTGCTGGCGCACGCCCCCATGGGCTTCGACCACTCCGCCGACATCGTGGTGATGCAAGAACTTTGCCTGCCCGCCCACCGCTGGGCCGCCACCCTGGACAGTCTGCATCTCACCACGGTCATCCGCTTCGACGGCCCCCTCTACCACGCCGCCCAGTATGCCGAGGCGCAGGTCGCCGGCGGTGACACGCTCTGGCAGGTGCCGTGGACGACCCAGTCCCTGCCCGGTCCCGCCGAGCCCCAGCTCATCTGGGTGGAAGGCGTGGCGCGGATCAAAGGGGTGGTGGCAGGGCGGGTCACTGTGCTGGCCAGCGATTCCCTCTTCATCATGGGCGACCTCATCACCGTGGACACGGACACCCTCCACCACACGGATCCCGCCCTCTTCGGCACCTCGCCGTCAGGGTCCCCCCATCGCATCGGATTGGTCGGGGAGAAGGATGTCATCATCGCCGCCACGCTGGAGAACGGCTTCGCCGATGGGGCCAACAGCCCCCAGACCACCTGCGGCCTGGCCAATCGCCCCGTGCTGTGGGGTTCCGGGCACGACCGGCGGGATGTGGTCATCCAGGCCTCCATCCTGGCTCTGGGCTGCACCTTCACCACCGAGTTCTGGAAAACCACCGTCTGGGGCGTGACTCCTCCGCAGCCCTTCGCCCAGTACTACAAGTGTGGCGGTATAAACTACCAGGAAGTGACCATCTGGGACACCGTGCCGGGGGGCGCCAACCCCGATTGCTTCGGCACCTCCTCCCTCAGTGATCGGAGAGGGACCCTGTGGTATCACGGGTCGCTGATGGTGAACTCCCCGGGCTATCATGAGCGAGCCTCAATCGGGCTTTGGTATCCCGCCACGATCGGCTATCAGGTCCAGAACATCCGTTACGATGCGAACCTGAGGACCTCAGCACCTCCCTTCTGGCCGGATGTCTACTGGCAGTGCGGCGTGGAGCCACTGCTGTCGACCGGCGCGCACAGCGGCTGCGGCCTAACATTGCCCGCCGAGGACTTCCAGTCGGACTGGGACTCCGGAGCCATCTCGCTGCTGTTCAGCGCTGTGGGCGAATGGTGGATGGACAGCCTGGCGGTGCGCACCTGGATCAATGGCGAATTGGTGTCGCGCGAGGTGCTGCCCCTTCTAAACGGCGGTCCGCCCTTTACATGGACGCCCACGCTTGACCTGTCCCCCTGGCTTGATGAGCCTTGCACGATCCATCTGGATGCGGTCTGGACAGATTGGGTCAGGACGACCGACTTGATCTGGATCCCCCTCCGCCCGGACGCGCCCTTCTGGAACGATGGCGGCCAGCTGTGCAGCTGGACCGTCCAACCAACCGCCCAGCTGACCCCTGTGGCGCCGGCCGTCATCGCCCTGTCGGAGGCCTGGCCCAACCCCTTCAACCCGACGACCCGCGTCGAGCTGAGCCTGCCCGCCCCCGAAGCCGTCCGCCTGGAAGTCTTCGATGTGGCCGGCCGCCGGGTGGCGCTGATCCACGACGGCCCTCTGCCGGCGGGGAGCCACGCCTTCACCATCGACGGCGCGGGCTGGGCGGCGGGATTGCATCTGCTGGTGGTGAAACACAGGGGTGGGACGGAAACGCGCAAGCTGTTGCTGTTGAAATGA
- a CDS encoding T9SS type A sorting domain-containing protein: MKHLWYAVISTLLLIQSPQPTRAESVASLHYLTMFEVTPEGSHVNYLPLHGRTHTNGYFDFSQDSPGPVGWTTQVAPPLPGGPSPLVDWSIFHCLHDAASFDFSSLVAHLRVDCGTQHHWAAIEGALALTTLLRFDGPVYHAAQYAESQIVDGDTTWTVPWSTRALPQPPGEAPVIWIEGVGRIKGVVEGRVTVLCSDSLFVMGDLITADTDISSCGNEELFGTVPAGSPNRIGLVGEKDVIIAATLENGFSNGANGGPTCGMASSPVVTTCAQGRQDVIVTAAILALGCSFEVEFWKTTAWRANIPPVSPQNICWGGWNNTEVTVWDTIPGGEHPDCQGADGLFDRRGTLWFCGALCAYQRGFTVRYGDTPWGDNVMIGYTAKVWRPDPNLAADPPPYWPDLRWISPVALDVELVTSPATSCGSVVETGLFLADWSAGLVGLQVEVPPGSWEDSLAARVVLVRGGLEQTLEEAHLPIAHPGASWVPTIDLAPWLDQPASLRLELWRTDILWMWPDILVDDGRRRPVWNTDGAQCTWQLDALPVASSSAATAFTLSDPRPNPFNPSTRVELGLPAPETVRLEVYDVAGRRVALTHDGPLPAGSHAFTIDGAGWAAGLYLLVLRQGNELDVRKLLLVK; the protein is encoded by the coding sequence ATGAAACACTTGTGGTACGCGGTGATTTCCACTCTCCTCCTGATCCAATCGCCCCAGCCAACGAGGGCGGAGAGTGTGGCCTCCCTGCATTATCTGACAATGTTCGAGGTCACGCCCGAGGGAAGCCACGTCAATTACCTGCCCCTCCATGGCCGGACCCACACCAATGGGTACTTCGACTTCTCCCAAGACAGCCCAGGTCCAGTCGGCTGGACCACCCAGGTGGCCCCTCCCCTGCCCGGCGGGCCGTCGCCCCTGGTGGACTGGTCAATCTTCCATTGTCTGCATGATGCAGCCTCCTTCGATTTCAGCAGCCTGGTGGCGCACCTGCGTGTCGACTGCGGCACCCAACACCATTGGGCCGCCATTGAGGGCGCCCTGGCACTTACCACCCTCCTGCGCTTCGACGGCCCCGTCTACCATGCCGCCCAATACGCCGAGAGCCAGATCGTCGATGGCGACACCACCTGGACAGTGCCCTGGTCAACCCGCGCGCTCCCCCAGCCCCCAGGCGAGGCCCCGGTGATCTGGATCGAAGGCGTGGGCCGCATCAAGGGCGTGGTGGAGGGACGGGTCACCGTGCTCTGCAGCGACTCGCTCTTCGTGATGGGCGACCTGATCACGGCCGACACGGACATCAGCTCCTGCGGCAACGAGGAGTTGTTCGGGACGGTGCCGGCCGGATCGCCCAACCGGATCGGGCTGGTGGGCGAAAAGGATGTCATCATCGCCGCCACGCTGGAGAATGGATTCTCCAACGGTGCCAACGGCGGACCGACCTGCGGCATGGCATCCAGCCCGGTCGTGACCACCTGCGCCCAAGGACGACAGGATGTCATCGTGACGGCGGCGATCCTGGCCCTGGGCTGTTCCTTCGAAGTGGAGTTCTGGAAAACCACCGCCTGGCGCGCCAACATCCCTCCCGTCTCACCGCAAAACATTTGCTGGGGCGGGTGGAACAACACCGAGGTCACCGTCTGGGACACAATTCCGGGGGGTGAACACCCGGACTGCCAGGGTGCCGATGGCTTGTTCGATCGGCGAGGCACCCTGTGGTTCTGCGGTGCCCTCTGCGCCTACCAACGGGGCTTCACGGTGCGCTACGGCGACACCCCCTGGGGCGACAACGTCATGATTGGCTACACGGCCAAGGTCTGGCGCCCGGATCCCAACCTGGCCGCTGACCCGCCGCCCTATTGGCCCGACCTGCGGTGGATCTCCCCGGTCGCCCTGGACGTGGAGCTTGTCACAAGCCCCGCCACCTCCTGCGGCAGCGTGGTGGAAACCGGACTTTTCCTCGCCGACTGGAGCGCGGGCCTGGTCGGCCTGCAGGTGGAGGTGCCGCCCGGCAGCTGGGAGGATTCGCTGGCCGCGCGTGTGGTCCTGGTCCGCGGCGGCCTGGAACAGACCCTGGAAGAGGCTCACCTGCCCATCGCCCATCCGGGTGCGAGCTGGGTGCCCACCATCGACCTGGCGCCCTGGCTGGATCAGCCGGCCAGCCTTCGCCTGGAGTTGTGGCGCACGGACATCCTGTGGATGTGGCCGGACATCCTGGTGGACGACGGACGCCGGCGACCGGTCTGGAACACGGACGGCGCCCAATGCACCTGGCAGCTGGACGCCCTGCCCGTGGCATCCTCCAGCGCGGCCACCGCTTTCACGCTCTCCGATCCCCGGCCCAACCCCTTCAACCCGTCGACCCGCGTGGAGCTGGGCCTGCCCGCCCCCGAAACCGTCCGCCTGGAAGTCTACGATGTGGCCGGCCGCCGGGTGGCGCTGACCCACGACGGCCCCCTGCCGGCGGGGAGCCACGCCTTCACCATCGACGGCGCGGGCTGGGCGGCGGGCCTGTACCTGCTGGTGCTGCGGCAGGGGAATGAACTGGACGTAAGAAAGCTGCTGCTGGTGAAATGA
- a CDS encoding T9SS type A sorting domain-containing protein has protein sequence MMRLMVLLLFAGLVRLAEGYPNYTGYSGAPGRQTCASSCHGGSNGTVTVSGFPTLYTPGTPYTVTIARSSGNSIRSFNGSCRLGAGSSNAGVLSGGQGTSTYNVPGETNGIHLSTNGQNSASFVWTAPAAGAGTARLYIGAYQGSSANGQTTALTLVTEEGAPPDPPLAVAGLAVLSDDDGDGLAEGGEQVTLSISLHNTGGTWISGISGILASSSPWLQLVEAQSTWDMLPPGSTGTCQSPYALVVDPSLPDDQVAELLLHVSSSAGELDLDAELLLAVQSPSLVLEGIDLFMDGDGDGVAEAGEFIVLGLSLHNTGLLPVTQIQGLLSPASAWTEMEIDTADWPDLAPGESAVPVAETPFSCSIAAAAPPLFDERFNLALTTAQGPVSLEFTLPVGARETLLETDLEGETEGWWHGAAAGWQDDWHLSTEDAASPSHSWKCGSTENGDYRTNLDARLLSPELLLRPWSRLSFQHRMDAETSVAHPDSAYDGGVVELSTDGGDIWTQVEPEGGYPHHFRHLTAAGEPTTHPFPAGTPCFSGSADWSEANFDLGAWAGSTVRLRFRFGSDSGSNREGWYLDDLRVVGWAEDTGLTPAPRPISLDLRPVWPNPFNPATTIAWTMPLAGQARLELFDVRGRLVRVLVDGFTGPGRHELRLEADGLASGAYLLRLSAAGDSRVRKLLLLR, from the coding sequence ATGATGAGATTGATGGTCCTGTTGTTGTTCGCAGGTCTTGTCCGCCTGGCGGAGGGCTACCCCAATTACACGGGCTATTCGGGGGCCCCTGGCCGCCAGACCTGTGCCAGCTCCTGCCACGGCGGCTCCAATGGAACGGTGACGGTCAGCGGTTTCCCGACCCTCTACACGCCGGGCACGCCATACACCGTCACCATCGCGCGCTCCAGCGGGAACAGCATCCGCAGTTTCAACGGCAGTTGCCGGCTGGGCGCGGGCAGCAGCAACGCCGGCGTGCTCAGCGGCGGCCAGGGCACCAGCACCTACAATGTGCCGGGCGAGACCAACGGCATCCATCTTTCCACCAACGGCCAGAACTCGGCCAGTTTCGTCTGGACCGCCCCCGCGGCGGGCGCGGGGACGGCGCGCCTCTACATCGGCGCTTATCAGGGCAGCAGCGCCAATGGTCAGACCACGGCCCTCACCCTGGTGACGGAGGAAGGGGCTCCCCCGGATCCACCCCTGGCGGTGGCGGGCCTCGCCGTGCTGTCGGACGACGATGGCGACGGTCTGGCGGAAGGCGGGGAGCAGGTGACGCTTTCCATCTCCTTGCACAACACGGGAGGCACGTGGATCTCGGGCATCTCGGGGATCCTCGCGTCAAGCTCCCCGTGGCTGCAACTGGTCGAGGCCCAGAGTACCTGGGACATGCTGCCCCCTGGAAGCACGGGCACCTGTCAGTCGCCCTATGCCCTGGTCGTGGATCCCAGCCTGCCGGATGATCAGGTTGCGGAGCTGCTCCTGCACGTGTCCAGCTCGGCGGGGGAGCTGGACCTGGATGCGGAGCTGTTGCTGGCTGTTCAATCGCCCAGCCTGGTGTTGGAGGGGATCGACCTGTTCATGGACGGGGACGGGGACGGCGTGGCGGAAGCCGGGGAGTTCATCGTGCTGGGTCTCAGCCTGCACAACACGGGCTTGCTGCCGGTGACTCAAATCCAAGGATTGCTTTCACCAGCCAGCGCCTGGACGGAAATGGAGATCGACACGGCCGATTGGCCGGATTTGGCTCCAGGTGAGAGTGCGGTCCCGGTGGCGGAAACGCCCTTCTCATGCTCCATCGCCGCGGCGGCCCCGCCTCTCTTTGATGAGCGCTTCAATCTGGCGCTGACCACGGCCCAGGGTCCCGTCAGCCTGGAATTCACCTTGCCGGTCGGCGCACGTGAGACCCTCCTCGAGACGGACCTGGAGGGAGAAACGGAGGGATGGTGGCACGGGGCAGCCGCCGGTTGGCAGGACGACTGGCATCTGAGCACGGAGGACGCGGCCAGCCCCAGCCACTCCTGGAAGTGCGGCAGCACCGAGAACGGGGATTACCGGACCAATCTGGACGCGCGCCTTCTCAGCCCCGAACTCCTGCTGCGGCCCTGGTCGCGCCTCAGCTTCCAGCACCGCATGGATGCGGAGACATCGGTGGCCCACCCCGACTCGGCCTACGATGGGGGCGTGGTGGAGTTGAGCACGGACGGTGGCGACATCTGGACGCAGGTCGAGCCGGAGGGCGGTTACCCCCACCATTTCCGCCATCTGACGGCGGCGGGAGAGCCCACCACCCATCCTTTCCCCGCTGGCACGCCCTGCTTCAGCGGCAGCGCCGATTGGAGCGAGGCAAACTTCGACCTGGGCGCCTGGGCCGGGAGCACGGTCCGGCTGCGTTTCCGCTTTGGCAGCGACAGCGGCAGCAACCGGGAGGGCTGGTATCTCGATGATCTGCGCGTCGTTGGATGGGCGGAGGACACCGGACTGACGCCGGCACCACGTCCCATCTCCCTGGATCTGCGGCCAGTTTGGCCGAATCCCTTCAACCCGGCGACCACCATCGCCTGGACGATGCCCTTGGCTGGTCAGGCCCGCCTGGAACTCTTTGACGTGAGGGGCCGCCTGGTGCGCGTCCTGGTCGATGGCTTCACCGGACCGGGGCGCCACGAGCTGCGCCTCGAGGCGGACGGTCTGGCCTCCGGCGCCTACCTGTTGCGCCTGAGTGCGGCGGGCGACAGCCGGGTGCGGAAACTCTTGCTGCTGAGGTGA
- a CDS encoding T9SS type A sorting domain-containing protein, with protein sequence MSIRPMYLLLALCCAASALATYPVGDEPPDFTLTDTAGNAWSLAGQRGKVVMINFGQTASQPCDSSFAHIQPDFVDGYDPAVFTAVHIDVANQTAQQLVAYWGFFNPQFPILTMGGTLFGDWGEEYIPHTVVLDPIGIVRGNWIGFYQPFYPRMHETILAHINPTGLYVQGHTVTVTSGDADQVFEPGEVAGLTVTLENMGLNAATNVSATLDSPSEWVTISPGVIGWPNMSPGQTGLGTAPFTLTLSESAPEAMDLPLELSVSCDQGEAVLRFSIEVGQRVAYWTMNGEEGSEGWTHAATAGWNDVWHLSTEFSHSPTHAWKAGSATTGTYGNHVDCRLVSPPLALENWSRLHFWHRMDAEVSAAFPDSAYDGGVVEISLDDGANWTQLFPMTGYNKAFRGQSGGGNPASHNFPGQTPCYSGNFPWEEAVFDLAAFNGETVRLGFHFGSDNGGSQEGWYVDDLVLAAPTEDTGLAPLARPRSLALLEAWPNPFNPTTRIAYEVGEAGLVRLALFDLAGRQVGVLAEGVRAAGRHELSLDAASLAGGIYLLSLESAHGTRSLKLLLVR encoded by the coding sequence ATGTCGATACGCCCGATGTACTTGTTGTTGGCGCTGTGCTGCGCCGCTTCCGCCCTGGCCACCTACCCGGTGGGGGATGAGCCGCCCGATTTCACCTTGACGGACACGGCGGGCAACGCCTGGTCGCTGGCCGGGCAGCGCGGCAAGGTGGTCATGATCAATTTCGGCCAGACCGCCTCCCAGCCCTGCGACTCCTCCTTCGCCCACATCCAGCCGGATTTCGTGGACGGGTACGATCCGGCCGTCTTCACGGCGGTCCACATCGACGTGGCCAACCAGACGGCCCAGCAGCTGGTCGCCTACTGGGGCTTCTTCAACCCCCAGTTTCCCATCCTCACCATGGGTGGCACGCTGTTTGGGGACTGGGGTGAGGAGTACATCCCCCACACGGTCGTCCTGGATCCCATCGGCATCGTGCGGGGCAACTGGATCGGGTTCTACCAGCCCTTCTATCCCCGAATGCACGAGACAATCCTGGCCCACATCAACCCCACCGGGCTCTACGTGCAGGGCCACACCGTCACCGTCACTTCGGGGGACGCCGACCAGGTCTTCGAGCCGGGTGAAGTGGCGGGCCTCACGGTGACGCTGGAGAACATGGGCCTGAATGCCGCCACCAACGTGTCGGCCACCTTGGACAGCCCCTCGGAATGGGTCACCATCTCCCCGGGGGTCATTGGCTGGCCGAACATGAGTCCCGGGCAGACGGGGCTGGGCACGGCGCCCTTCACCCTCACCCTCTCCGAGAGCGCGCCCGAGGCCATGGACCTGCCCCTGGAGCTGAGTGTCAGTTGCGACCAGGGCGAGGCCGTCCTCCGCTTCTCCATCGAAGTGGGCCAGCGCGTCGCCTACTGGACGATGAACGGCGAAGAGGGCAGCGAGGGCTGGACGCACGCCGCCACCGCGGGCTGGAACGACGTGTGGCACCTGAGCACGGAGTTCAGCCACAGCCCCACCCACGCCTGGAAAGCGGGCAGCGCCACGACGGGCACCTACGGCAACCACGTGGACTGCCGCCTGGTCAGCCCGCCCCTGGCCTTGGAGAATTGGAGCCGCCTGCATTTCTGGCACCGCATGGACGCCGAGGTCTCCGCCGCCTTCCCGGACTCGGCCTACGACGGAGGAGTGGTGGAGATCAGCCTCGACGACGGGGCGAACTGGACCCAGCTCTTTCCCATGACCGGGTACAACAAGGCCTTCCGGGGCCAGTCGGGCGGCGGCAATCCGGCCAGCCACAACTTCCCCGGACAGACGCCTTGTTACAGCGGCAATTTCCCGTGGGAGGAGGCTGTCTTCGACCTGGCCGCGTTCAATGGCGAGACGGTGCGCCTGGGCTTCCATTTCGGCAGCGACAACGGCGGTTCCCAGGAAGGCTGGTACGTGGACGATCTGGTCCTGGCGGCCCCCACCGAGGACACGGGCCTGGCCCCCCTGGCGCGGCCGCGCAGCCTGGCGCTGCTGGAGGCCTGGCCCAACCCCTTCAATCCCACGACGCGCATCGCCTATGAGGTGGGGGAGGCGGGCCTGGTGCGGCTGGCGCTCTTCGACCTGGCGGGACGGCAGGTGGGGGTGCTGGCCGAGGGCGTCCGGGCGGCCGGCCGCCACGAGCTGTCGCTGGATGCCGCTTCCCTGGCGGGCGGCATCTATCTGCTGAGCTTGGAGTCGGCCCACGGGACGCGCAGCCTGAAGCTGCTGCTGGTGCGCTGA
- a CDS encoding SPFH domain-containing protein, translating into MVKDIHVAPRSGYPIVTACLLLIGLCIYAVVWSARTNQVLPAIAALVIMLVCLTVLAGLFMVNPNEARVLQLFGRYTGTVREPGLLWANPFFSKAKVSLRVRNFETNKVKVNDSNGNPVEIAAVVVWQVVDSAEALFEVNDFVNYVHVQSESAMRNLATTYPYDSHGEDVISLAGDTASVSQRLQQEIHERLDKAGVRVIEARISHLAYAQEIAAAMLQRQQAAAVVAARQQIVEGAVGMVDMALAKLNERGIVRLDEERKAAMVSNLLVVLCSDRHTQPVVNTGTLYN; encoded by the coding sequence ATGGTCAAGGACATCCATGTCGCCCCGCGCAGCGGCTATCCCATTGTTACGGCCTGTCTGCTGTTGATCGGCCTCTGCATCTATGCTGTTGTCTGGAGCGCCCGGACCAACCAAGTGCTTCCGGCCATCGCCGCCCTGGTGATCATGCTCGTTTGCCTCACGGTCCTGGCCGGCCTCTTCATGGTCAATCCCAACGAGGCCCGCGTCCTGCAGCTCTTCGGCCGTTACACAGGAACGGTCCGGGAGCCGGGTCTGCTCTGGGCCAACCCCTTCTTCAGCAAGGCCAAGGTCTCCCTCCGGGTGCGCAACTTCGAAACCAACAAGGTCAAGGTGAACGACAGCAACGGCAATCCGGTGGAGATCGCCGCCGTGGTCGTCTGGCAGGTGGTGGACAGCGCCGAGGCCCTTTTCGAGGTGAACGACTTCGTCAATTACGTCCATGTGCAGAGCGAATCCGCCATGCGCAACCTGGCCACGACCTACCCCTACGATTCCCATGGGGAGGACGTGATCTCCCTGGCCGGGGACACGGCCTCCGTCTCCCAGCGTCTGCAGCAGGAGATCCACGAGCGGTTGGACAAGGCCGGCGTGCGCGTGATCGAGGCCCGCATCAGCCACCTGGCCTACGCCCAGGAGATCGCCGCCGCCATGCTCCAGCGCCAGCAGGCCGCCGCCGTGGTGGCGGCGCGGCAGCAGATCGTGGAGGGGGCGGTGGGCATGGTTGACATGGCCTTGGCCAAGCTGAACGAGCGTGGCATCGTCCGGCTGGACGAGGAGCGCAAGGCGGCGATGGTGAGCAACCTGCTGGTGGTGCTGTGCAGCGATCGCCACACGCAGCCGGTGGTCAACACGGGAACGCTTTACAACTAG
- a CDS encoding sigma-70 family RNA polymerase sigma factor → MSDAELIQAWRTGHAWAVTRLVERWRQPLYGYLLRFTGQPADAEDLFQDTWVRLLAALPRYEERQQFKSLLFTVATRLAIDHARARGRWRGLHEEEGPVPLEERAGAGLESCPEWVLAGRQRTELLRQAIEQLPDAQRSVVLLRLEAGMSFQEIAEAQGAPLGTVLPRMHRAVKNIRRYFKERGHEQA, encoded by the coding sequence ATGAGCGATGCGGAACTGATCCAGGCCTGGCGCACGGGCCACGCGTGGGCTGTGACCAGGCTGGTGGAGCGCTGGCGGCAACCGCTCTACGGCTACCTGCTCCGCTTCACGGGGCAGCCGGCCGACGCGGAGGACCTCTTCCAGGACACCTGGGTACGTTTGCTGGCGGCCCTGCCGCGCTACGAGGAGCGGCAGCAGTTCAAATCCCTCCTCTTCACGGTCGCCACCCGCCTGGCCATCGACCATGCCCGGGCCCGCGGTCGCTGGCGTGGACTGCACGAGGAGGAGGGCCCGGTGCCGCTGGAGGAGAGGGCGGGCGCCGGGCTGGAGAGCTGCCCGGAATGGGTGCTGGCGGGCCGGCAGCGGACCGAGCTGCTGCGGCAGGCCATCGAGCAGCTGCCCGACGCCCAACGCAGCGTGGTGCTGCTGCGCCTGGAGGCGGGCATGAGCTTCCAGGAGATCGCCGAGGCGCAGGGCGCGCCCCTGGGCACCGTCCTGCCGCGCATGCACCGCGCCGTCAAGAATATCCGGCGCTATTTCAAGGAGCGGGGCCATGAGCAGGCCTGA